The Stygiolobus azoricus genome window below encodes:
- a CDS encoding SMP-30/gluconolactonase/LRE family protein, which translates to MLYEGPVWFKNTLYFVDILKGEVHTLRGDKHTWIKVGTYVSSLQPYKKGGLVVTADKSFYHVSEEGVRTIYEVKEWDNRNRFNDGKCDAMGRYWVGTMNLEEKYPTGALFVLDKGLRFRKVLEGITVSNGLAWNLDNTKMYYIDSPTKKVFEFAFNLSTGEIRDRKILVDLTRFQGVPDGMTIDSEGYLWVAIYGGGKVIRVSPKGEIVGEIKVPASHTTSVTFGGNNMRTLFITTANDDPEGGYVYAVETDIKGVESFECEF; encoded by the coding sequence ATGCTATACGAGGGACCAGTATGGTTCAAAAACACTCTGTATTTCGTAGACATACTCAAAGGAGAAGTCCATACATTAAGGGGAGATAAGCACACGTGGATTAAAGTAGGAACTTACGTCAGCTCCCTTCAGCCTTACAAGAAGGGAGGACTGGTTGTCACAGCGGATAAGAGTTTTTACCACGTGAGTGAAGAGGGCGTAAGAACAATTTATGAAGTAAAGGAGTGGGATAACAGAAACAGGTTTAACGATGGTAAGTGTGATGCCATGGGAAGATATTGGGTAGGTACTATGAACCTCGAGGAAAAATATCCTACCGGTGCACTGTTCGTGTTGGACAAGGGATTGAGATTTAGAAAGGTTCTTGAAGGGATTACTGTCTCTAACGGATTAGCGTGGAATTTAGACAACACTAAGATGTATTATATAGACTCGCCTACTAAGAAAGTGTTTGAGTTTGCCTTTAACCTTTCTACTGGAGAAATAAGGGATAGAAAGATTCTAGTCGATCTAACGAGGTTTCAAGGAGTCCCAGACGGGATGACGATCGATTCAGAAGGATATCTATGGGTAGCAATATACGGAGGAGGAAAAGTAATTAGAGTGAGTCCTAAAGGTGAAATAGTAGGTGAGATCAAAGTCCCTGCATCTCACACTACCTCTGTTACGTTCGGGGGGAACAATATGAGAACTCTATTCATAACTACAGCAAATGACGACCCTGAAGGCGGTTATGTATATGCTGTGGAAACTGATATAAAAGGAGTTGAAAGTTTTGAGTGCGAATTTTGA
- a CDS encoding glycosyltransferase yields the protein MKSSKIMIYPSYVDSFGIVVAEVLANGLPVVVYDIPAIKHYYGDCKAVKVVRSGDKEALFEAAVELLGNYKEFKQIAIECAKKYSWNTVYAFSSKVLQR from the coding sequence ATGAAATCCTCAAAGATAATGATATATCCCTCTTACGTGGATTCCTTTGGAATAGTAGTTGCCGAAGTACTCGCAAACGGCTTACCGGTAGTTGTGTACGACATCCCAGCAATAAAACACTATTATGGAGATTGCAAAGCTGTTAAAGTAGTGAGGTCTGGAGATAAAGAAGCACTGTTTGAAGCCGCAGTTGAATTACTGGGTAATTATAAAGAATTCAAGCAGATCGCGATTGAATGTGCTAAGAAGTATAGTTGGAATACAGTTTACGCGTTCTCCAGTAAAGTCCTTCAAAGATAA
- the tsaA gene encoding tRNA (N6-threonylcarbamoyladenosine(37)-N6)-methyltransferase TrmO, protein MKCCFDYIGYIKRDDNSASRDAQVRVIIDKKYQEGLKGIEEFSHIILIYHLHLASFDGRLKRVRGSREVGVFATRSQFRPNPIGISVAELIRIEENVLTVKGVNAYDGTPVLDIKPYDTWDRIENPRVPSWHNGGK, encoded by the coding sequence GTGAAATGCTGTTTTGATTATATAGGGTATATAAAAAGGGATGACAATTCAGCCTCTCGTGACGCTCAAGTAAGAGTTATTATTGATAAGAAATATCAAGAAGGTTTAAAAGGTATCGAGGAATTTTCCCATATAATTTTAATTTACCACCTACACTTAGCCTCTTTCGACGGCAGACTAAAAAGAGTTAGGGGTTCAAGAGAGGTAGGAGTTTTCGCTACTAGGTCTCAATTTAGGCCAAACCCTATTGGTATCTCAGTTGCTGAACTCATAAGGATAGAAGAGAACGTGTTAACGGTCAAAGGTGTAAACGCGTATGACGGAACTCCAGTATTAGATATTAAACCTTATGATACTTGGGATAGGATAGAAAATCCAAGGGTTCCTTCTTGGCATAATGGAGGAAAATGA
- a CDS encoding MFS transporter yields the protein MIKYKDTRWMWLVLPFNASTGPLSTLITLQILTLGGNALDVSFAISLSNAVLIPSSLFWGFMADRMDRKKQILISMGGTSVSLLLMPLVNSIPLLAADYSLVTFMSTASTTPFNLLVMESAEKKQWGQLFSKFSFLSSLGMLIGLLISTVLVLFLKIYQIEEILGLIALITLVTGLKLIPKPVITFERVAILHHKESFMIRMRHLPMMFLHLPNPHSFKMFSLKRLRIKPTNYIPLLYLGIVIFYISSGIFNTVYPAGLYVKGLDKSSVLTVITIGMIFQILGFKISERLLVRAEEKKIAHLSLLLRGVSYVVMGIVTELFFGLPVFVSGLIFYPLAAGIAYSLFYSSSSTLVFKIVGERSQGSGLGVYSTIVGVSLFVGSILSGYLTHYLSYGIDFVIAGILLVLNSFLFRYLEEG from the coding sequence ATGATAAAGTACAAGGACACAAGATGGATGTGGCTAGTACTGCCGTTTAACGCATCTACCGGACCCTTGTCTACACTCATTACTCTTCAAATTCTAACTTTAGGTGGTAATGCACTTGACGTATCTTTTGCTATATCCTTGAGTAATGCAGTCTTAATACCATCTTCGCTTTTCTGGGGATTTATGGCTGATAGAATGGATAGAAAGAAACAGATCCTTATAAGCATGGGCGGAACTTCAGTATCTTTACTTCTTATGCCACTTGTTAATTCAATACCTCTGTTAGCAGCTGATTACTCTCTAGTTACGTTCATGAGTACAGCCTCTACTACTCCCTTTAACTTACTTGTGATGGAATCAGCTGAGAAAAAGCAGTGGGGTCAACTGTTTTCAAAGTTCTCTTTCTTGTCCTCTCTAGGTATGCTAATAGGCTTGTTAATCTCAACTGTCCTTGTACTTTTTCTCAAGATCTATCAAATAGAGGAAATTTTGGGGTTAATCGCTTTAATCACTCTTGTTACGGGATTAAAGCTAATTCCAAAACCAGTTATAACGTTTGAGAGGGTAGCAATTTTACATCATAAGGAATCCTTCATGATAAGAATGAGACATTTGCCTATGATGTTCCTTCATTTACCCAACCCTCATTCCTTTAAGATGTTCTCTTTAAAGAGATTGAGGATAAAACCTACAAATTATATTCCACTCCTTTATCTTGGTATTGTAATCTTCTACATTAGTAGTGGAATTTTTAATACTGTGTATCCAGCAGGCCTTTATGTAAAAGGCTTAGATAAATCTAGTGTATTAACTGTGATCACAATTGGAATGATCTTCCAGATTTTAGGATTTAAAATTTCAGAAAGATTGTTAGTAAGAGCTGAAGAGAAGAAAATAGCTCATCTCTCGCTACTTCTTAGAGGAGTATCTTACGTAGTAATGGGAATAGTAACAGAACTGTTTTTCGGCCTTCCAGTTTTCGTTTCAGGGTTGATATTTTATCCTTTAGCAGCTGGGATTGCATACTCATTATTTTATTCGTCATCCAGCACTCTCGTGTTTAAAATCGTAGGAGAAAGGAGCCAAGGCAGTGGGTTAGGAGTATATAGTACCATAGTAGGGGTATCTCTTTTCGTCGGTTCAATACTCTCAGGATACCTTACTCATTATCTAAGCTACGGTATAGACTTCGTTATAGCTGGAATACTATTAGTCTTAAACTCCTTTCTATTTAGGTATCTTGAGGAAGGTTAG
- a CDS encoding DUF1059 domain-containing protein, with product MLFGKKKYNFSCADIGMNCGYEIRGASSEEEIIEILKIHAQKAHGLKQINQDLAEKIKKYIKKKSEKYSPIFYIVIDHSFLYPYFILFAISYEICTCNWRIKRYR from the coding sequence ATGCTATTCGGAAAAAAGAAGTACAACTTTAGCTGTGCCGATATAGGAATGAATTGTGGGTATGAAATAAGAGGAGCCTCAAGCGAGGAGGAGATTATAGAGATCTTGAAAATACACGCCCAAAAAGCTCATGGCCTAAAACAGATCAATCAAGACTTAGCTGAAAAAATTAAGAAATATATAAAGAAAAAAAGTGAAAAATATTCTCCTATTTTTTATATTGTAATTGATCACTCTTTTTTATATCCTTACTTTATTCTATTTGCGATAAGTTATGAAATATGCACTTGTAACTGGAGGATCAAGAGGTATAGGTAG
- a CDS encoding MFS transporter, with translation MNDINKIALIGAFRALGGSLVWPFIGYALYSVYKLPLAFVSIFYLLQGIINLIAYYIGGILTDSLGRRKSMTIAIVLSSISLLLASQISLPILVSSLILVQTFFNDIYFVSSTSIVGDIFENKLDSLIRAFSRQRVGINAGWAVGPLIGGYIFQVLGFNKLLFIASIIALVPLYFVRMLPDFKGGVEVSFKVSRTLLTFLIPTALIFMLMSQLGFGLITYYTTIPHFSVIQVSLLFMVNGLMIVMLQDYVGKLITDVKKYLPLGCVIYGVSYFLVAFITDYVEAVVDIIFITLAEIIVSPLVQAVATSLTERRQRGKQIGVFGIFTSLGRVLGSSLTSYLMTFFLYSPVILWGLISSLGFISALLFFLSLRSFKPAQSQIR, from the coding sequence TTGAACGATATTAATAAGATAGCTCTTATAGGAGCGTTCAGAGCCTTAGGCGGTTCGTTAGTCTGGCCTTTTATAGGGTATGCGCTCTATTCAGTTTACAAATTACCACTCGCATTTGTCTCGATTTTCTATCTCTTACAAGGTATCATAAATTTAATAGCTTACTATATCGGCGGGATTCTTACAGACAGTTTGGGAAGAAGGAAAAGTATGACAATAGCGATAGTGCTCTCCTCAATTTCGCTTCTTCTAGCATCTCAAATATCTCTCCCAATTTTAGTCTCATCGCTAATTCTAGTACAAACTTTTTTCAACGATATATACTTCGTCTCTTCTACGTCAATCGTCGGTGATATTTTTGAAAATAAACTCGACAGTTTGATCAGAGCTTTCAGCAGGCAGAGGGTTGGGATCAACGCCGGTTGGGCTGTCGGACCCCTCATCGGTGGTTATATTTTTCAAGTCCTTGGCTTTAATAAACTCCTTTTCATTGCTTCAATTATAGCTTTAGTCCCCTTATATTTCGTGAGGATGCTACCAGATTTTAAAGGTGGTGTTGAAGTGTCATTTAAAGTCTCAAGAACACTATTAACGTTTCTTATCCCTACTGCATTAATATTCATGCTAATGAGCCAACTTGGCTTTGGTTTAATTACCTATTATACAACAATTCCTCATTTCTCAGTAATTCAGGTGAGTTTGCTCTTCATGGTAAACGGCTTAATGATAGTAATGCTTCAGGACTATGTAGGGAAATTGATAACAGACGTCAAAAAATACTTGCCTTTAGGATGTGTTATTTACGGGGTTTCGTACTTCTTGGTAGCTTTTATAACAGACTACGTAGAGGCTGTGGTAGACATAATATTCATAACATTAGCTGAAATCATAGTCTCCCCTCTGGTTCAAGCTGTAGCAACATCATTAACTGAGAGGAGACAGAGGGGAAAACAAATAGGGGTTTTCGGTATATTTACTTCCTTAGGCAGAGTTCTGGGCTCTTCTCTCACCAGTTACTTAATGACGTTCTTTCTTTACTCTCCCGTCATTTTGTGGGGGTTGATTAGCTCACTAGGATTTATTTCAGCCCTACTCTTCTTTCTCTCATTAAGATCATTCAAACCAGCTCAGAGTCAAATACGCTGA
- a CDS encoding ABC transporter ATP-binding protein codes for MPLTPVVELHNVKKVYYGKVPVVALKGVTLNIYEREIVSIQGPSGSGKTTLLTIIGTLSKPTEGEILIYGKDVTKLPDKKIAKLRNKYIGFVFQSYNLVDRLSALENIELPLIARGVPRSERRKIALDILDRLGLKDLAKKKPSEMSGGQQQRIAIARALAQNPKILLADEPTANLDTASSKVVMDTFLRANKEFGTTVIIVTHEPDIAAYGQRKIHMRDGQIEKID; via the coding sequence ATGCCATTAACTCCGGTTGTTGAATTACATAACGTTAAGAAAGTCTATTACGGAAAAGTGCCAGTCGTTGCATTAAAAGGCGTAACTTTGAACATCTATGAAAGGGAAATAGTTTCCATTCAAGGGCCCTCTGGTTCAGGTAAAACCACACTTCTCACAATTATCGGAACTTTGAGTAAACCCACTGAAGGGGAAATTTTAATTTACGGTAAGGACGTGACTAAACTTCCCGATAAGAAAATAGCTAAGTTGAGGAACAAGTACATAGGCTTTGTCTTTCAAAGCTACAACCTGGTAGACAGACTTTCTGCATTAGAGAACATAGAATTACCTCTTATTGCAAGAGGAGTGCCCAGATCTGAGAGGAGAAAGATCGCACTAGATATCCTTGATAGGCTAGGTCTGAAAGACCTTGCTAAGAAAAAGCCTAGCGAAATGTCTGGTGGCCAACAACAGAGAATCGCAATAGCCAGAGCATTAGCCCAAAATCCCAAAATACTTCTTGCAGACGAACCTACTGCAAATCTAGATACAGCCTCCAGTAAGGTTGTCATGGACACGTTCTTAAGGGCGAATAAAGAGTTCGGTACCACGGTTATTATCGTCACTCACGAACCTGACATAGCCGCTTACGGGCAGAGGAAAATTCACATGAGAGACGGTCAAATAGAGAAAATAGACTAG
- a CDS encoding SDR family oxidoreductase, producing MKYALVTGGSRGIGRAIAETLNREGYKTIIFYNSSVEKAKELEKEGIITLKCDVGKREEVRRAKQQVEEITDKLHVLVNNAGLWYLMPFENFDEEKYDKMLRVNLNGVIYTTYEFLPLLKNAGNASIVNIASNAGIGTAAEGTTFYAITKAGVIILTRRLAFELGKYGIRVNAVAPGWIETDMTIGGKSEEEVEKLREFFRNKTVLHTTGKPEDVAHVVSFLVSEKARYITGQVIVVDGGRIDNLTHSV from the coding sequence ATGAAATATGCACTTGTAACTGGAGGATCAAGAGGTATAGGTAGAGCTATAGCAGAAACTTTGAATAGAGAAGGATATAAGACTATCATATTTTATAACTCTTCTGTGGAGAAAGCTAAGGAACTAGAAAAAGAAGGGATTATAACTCTAAAATGTGACGTAGGAAAAAGAGAAGAAGTAAGAAGAGCTAAGCAGCAAGTTGAGGAGATAACAGATAAATTGCATGTATTAGTGAATAACGCCGGTCTATGGTATTTAATGCCCTTTGAAAATTTTGACGAAGAAAAATACGACAAAATGTTGAGAGTTAACCTCAACGGAGTAATATACACGACTTACGAGTTCCTACCTTTACTTAAAAACGCAGGTAATGCCTCTATAGTAAACATTGCATCTAACGCAGGAATAGGGACTGCGGCAGAAGGCACTACATTCTATGCAATTACTAAAGCGGGGGTAATAATACTGACCAGAAGGTTGGCTTTCGAATTAGGCAAATACGGAATCAGAGTAAATGCAGTAGCACCTGGGTGGATCGAGACTGACATGACAATAGGAGGAAAAAGTGAGGAAGAAGTTGAAAAATTAAGGGAATTCTTCAGAAATAAAACGGTTTTACATACTACAGGAAAACCTGAGGACGTTGCACACGTGGTTTCATTTTTAGTGTCGGAAAAAGCTAGGTATATTACTGGGCAGGTAATAGTAGTTGATGGCGGAAGAATAGACAACTTGACCCATTCAGTTTAA
- a CDS encoding ABC transporter permease, whose product MKTSDVIKFSFDALLERKTRAVLVILGIMVGPFIVVSLVATIQGFDIGLNQQLTNFFSPLNIYLAPKSQGTLNQYVIDGISHLPGVKAVVPYYLIPAYIDTPKGLEATVVFSMDVSEINLVMPGLKLQSGSLPSPNSFDELDVGYYIANPQYSGQPTYHTGQIMVVYLINLEGERVSKTFVVVGQLAQIASFGGANFNQALYAPFSLGQSICGTNYAGAIVVASSPSEVEGLVNIIKEKYGNYVQVTSSQQILNLVNEEISSFEALLVVAGVASFVVAFFTVLATMITSVVERTREIGLLMSLGFERRQVMLMFLSEATIMGIIGGGIGTIGGYFSSFLLASIASNSFEGRGVAFNVVPSISVEQLVFIFLAIIAITTFAGLIPAYRASKIEPVKALRYEV is encoded by the coding sequence ATGAAAACATCTGATGTTATAAAGTTCTCATTTGACGCACTGTTAGAGAGGAAAACTAGAGCGGTCTTAGTGATTTTGGGCATAATGGTAGGCCCTTTTATAGTTGTTTCACTCGTGGCTACGATTCAAGGGTTCGACATAGGTCTGAACCAACAGTTAACTAACTTCTTCTCGCCCTTAAACATATACTTAGCACCGAAAAGCCAAGGAACCCTAAACCAATATGTCATTGATGGGATCTCCCACTTACCGGGAGTAAAAGCAGTTGTACCGTACTATCTTATACCTGCATACATAGACACTCCTAAGGGACTAGAGGCGACTGTAGTTTTCTCAATGGACGTCTCCGAAATTAATTTAGTAATGCCCGGTCTAAAGCTTCAAAGCGGTTCATTACCCTCGCCTAACTCTTTTGACGAATTAGACGTGGGCTATTATATTGCAAACCCCCAATATTCTGGTCAACCTACTTATCACACTGGGCAGATTATGGTTGTCTACCTGATTAACCTTGAAGGAGAGAGGGTAAGTAAGACATTTGTAGTCGTAGGTCAGTTGGCGCAAATAGCTTCTTTCGGAGGGGCTAACTTTAACCAAGCATTGTATGCTCCTTTCTCTCTCGGACAGTCTATCTGTGGGACAAATTACGCTGGGGCTATAGTAGTAGCATCGTCCCCGAGTGAGGTTGAAGGTTTGGTAAATATCATCAAAGAAAAGTACGGTAATTACGTTCAGGTCACTTCAAGTCAGCAAATACTAAACCTAGTAAACGAGGAAATCTCCTCTTTCGAGGCTCTACTAGTAGTTGCAGGTGTAGCGTCGTTTGTAGTGGCGTTTTTCACAGTCTTAGCTACTATGATTACTTCTGTTGTTGAGAGGACTAGGGAAATAGGACTGTTAATGTCATTGGGATTTGAAAGGAGGCAAGTAATGCTAATGTTCCTATCAGAGGCAACAATAATGGGAATAATAGGAGGAGGAATAGGAACAATAGGAGGATACTTCAGTTCCTTCCTACTGGCGTCAATTGCATCGAACTCGTTTGAAGGAAGAGGTGTAGCCTTTAACGTTGTTCCCTCGATTTCAGTAGAACAGTTAGTGTTTATTTTCTTGGCTATTATTGCTATTACCACTTTTGCTGGACTTATCCCTGCTTACAGAGCGTCAAAAATAGAACCAGTAAAAGCACTAAGATACGAAGTATAG
- a CDS encoding creatininase family protein, which yields MKLIEITKDEIKGKIGLMPLGSIEQHGPHLPIGTDGIIVEWIAQKVEERFRDQLILYPTIYYGCSKEHYGFPFISVGYINMINFLLDIVNSSKNAGISSLIIINGHGGNESALDIIRREVNMSNDKCFKLHIFSIVGRDRDLFPNIIDMHAGSVETSRIYAINRRLVREDKLKEVDDFTIKDGVFKTIPTSEANKYGIINVGGRVEVDEEKGKMSLESAVKDLSDLVRKVLEQVKNCNNNA from the coding sequence ATGAAACTAATTGAAATCACTAAAGATGAAATTAAGGGTAAGATTGGCCTAATGCCTTTAGGAAGCATAGAACAACATGGACCCCATTTACCAATAGGAACAGATGGAATTATAGTTGAATGGATAGCCCAAAAAGTTGAGGAGAGATTTAGAGATCAACTAATTCTCTATCCTACCATCTACTACGGTTGTTCTAAAGAACATTACGGGTTCCCCTTCATCTCAGTGGGTTATATAAACATGATAAACTTCTTACTAGATATCGTTAATAGTTCAAAAAACGCTGGAATTTCCTCTCTTATAATCATTAATGGTCACGGAGGAAATGAGTCCGCATTAGACATAATCAGAAGAGAAGTTAATATGAGTAATGATAAATGTTTTAAACTCCACATATTCTCTATAGTAGGAAGAGATAGAGACCTCTTTCCTAACATAATAGACATGCACGCTGGCTCCGTAGAGACTTCCAGAATATACGCAATTAATAGGCGACTGGTAAGAGAGGACAAGCTAAAGGAGGTAGACGATTTTACTATAAAAGATGGAGTATTTAAGACAATACCAACCAGCGAGGCAAACAAATACGGGATTATTAATGTTGGTGGCAGGGTGGAGGTTGATGAAGAAAAAGGAAAAATGTCGTTAGAGAGTGCTGTTAAAGATCTCTCAGACTTAGTACGAAAAGTCCTTGAGCAAGTAAAGAATTGTAATAACAATGCTTAA
- a CDS encoding protein kinase domain-containing protein produces MAKYCKRCRVTLPDNYNTCPHCNSPLVPIPDFLAPFINLYKIPLRIKLLDGIIDDYTWGFTIYLTLYVNRPLTITGVQSLVNNIVTTDFSPNMLNIGINKVSISFRFPLPKTNVLPLRLYFSTGEYADLQIGVVTSSPASSQSSAPPKVQPYIKLPPLEKWDPKLWVGKSLGVYNVLSIIGEGGTSYILKGIYDNVPYAIKVLKLNSNTRGTTIVKGYYYDLQVEASNLIALSNSQYTVKIYAINVDQNSIKEILKGNTELYLRDPPRLIMEFMEGGTVMDLFNNPNVRYSSKWRKIVYSIIAESALALDHIHRQGYVHLDFKPQNIFLAKPVGKTGEEVYSRIKGMIKIGDLGSSTRTGGNIKQLTAEYAPPDQLQNAILGKGAETSMDIFALGIVSYVLLTGRNDRPDILSLNEGVDYYLKGDVGKALEKVKEAKNALCKWVISIPLIEKEIFHEIASMLSCEPNTRPKANEVYSTFSKFA; encoded by the coding sequence ATGGCCAAATATTGCAAAAGGTGTAGAGTAACCCTTCCGGATAACTATAACACTTGTCCCCATTGTAATAGTCCTCTTGTTCCGATACCGGACTTCTTAGCCCCCTTTATAAACCTTTACAAGATACCCCTTAGGATAAAGTTGTTAGATGGGATAATAGACGATTATACTTGGGGATTTACAATATACCTCACGTTATATGTCAATCGACCATTAACAATAACTGGAGTACAATCCCTTGTTAATAATATCGTTACTACTGATTTTAGTCCAAATATGCTTAACATAGGCATAAATAAAGTATCAATTAGTTTTAGATTCCCACTACCTAAAACGAATGTCTTACCTTTAAGATTATATTTCTCCACCGGGGAGTATGCTGACTTACAGATTGGAGTTGTAACTAGTTCACCTGCTTCTTCGCAAAGCTCAGCACCACCGAAAGTACAACCATATATCAAGCTTCCTCCTTTAGAGAAATGGGATCCAAAACTTTGGGTCGGTAAATCGTTAGGCGTTTATAATGTCCTTTCGATAATAGGTGAGGGTGGAACGAGTTATATACTAAAAGGTATCTACGATAACGTTCCTTACGCTATCAAAGTCCTTAAATTGAATTCCAATACTAGGGGTACCACTATAGTAAAAGGTTATTATTACGATTTACAAGTAGAAGCTTCGAACTTAATTGCCCTTTCCAACAGCCAATATACGGTAAAGATCTATGCCATTAACGTAGATCAAAACTCAATTAAAGAAATTCTGAAGGGTAATACTGAATTATATCTCAGGGATCCCCCTAGGCTAATAATGGAGTTTATGGAAGGAGGGACGGTAATGGATCTCTTTAACAATCCTAATGTAAGATACTCAAGTAAATGGAGGAAAATCGTGTATTCGATTATAGCTGAAAGCGCTTTAGCACTTGACCATATTCACAGACAAGGTTATGTTCATTTAGATTTCAAACCTCAGAACATATTTTTAGCAAAACCGGTAGGTAAGACCGGAGAAGAAGTGTACTCTAGGATCAAGGGAATGATTAAGATAGGGGACTTAGGTAGCTCAACGAGAACAGGAGGTAACATAAAACAGCTTACAGCAGAATATGCTCCGCCAGATCAATTGCAAAATGCAATCCTCGGTAAAGGTGCTGAGACTTCTATGGATATTTTCGCTCTCGGGATTGTTTCGTACGTTTTACTCACTGGTAGAAATGATAGGCCTGATATTTTATCTCTAAACGAGGGAGTAGACTATTACCTTAAGGGCGATGTTGGAAAAGCGTTGGAAAAAGTAAAGGAAGCAAAAAATGCATTGTGTAAGTGGGTTATCTCAATACCTTTGATCGAAAAAGAGATCTTCCACGAGATAGCCAGTATGCTTTCCTGTGAACCCAATACCAGACCAAAGGCTAATGAAGTTTACTCTACATTTTCTAAGTTTGCTTAA
- a CDS encoding DUF2299 family protein: MEFFFNPTCAEIPKSVQIAKIVFMEGLTKNEMLNVVELVKNSAYLTLSWFE; this comes from the coding sequence ATAGAGTTTTTCTTTAATCCCACCTGTGCTGAAATACCAAAGTCGGTTCAAATAGCCAAAATAGTGTTCATGGAGGGGCTAACTAAGAACGAAATGTTAAATGTAGTTGAGTTGGTAAAAAATTCAGCGTATTTGACTCTGAGCTGGTTTGAATGA
- a CDS encoding ABC transporter permease: MKSSDIVRFAYRALFERKTRAILTILGIVVGPLIITTITASVQGLSQSAINLILRDVSPEVIFVTPLNGYLSSYTITQISHLNGVAYVVPFYTIPVTIYTSKGEISTTILSVNIYDLQKVLPGISIKSGTAPSAQSYNQVAIGYDLQNPPSPNQPSLHVGQEISVSIVLPNGDQKTETLLVTGGLSDFDVNLGTISINKALIMSYSIGEEIYGTKYSGAIVLASSLQDVSKVVSEIRQYLGSYVSVNSAQDVVSFINQQVASFNLLLLIVSSASFIVAFISVLTTMITSVVERTREIGLLMSLGFERRQVMLMFLSEATIMGIIGGGIGIIGGYFSSYGFLDFLLSSPLFKSLHAQPIFTVTQALTLFLFIVLISTFAGLIPAYRASKIEPAKALRYEV, encoded by the coding sequence ATGAAAAGTTCAGATATAGTCAGGTTTGCTTATAGAGCTCTTTTCGAGAGAAAAACTAGAGCTATCCTGACTATTTTGGGAATAGTAGTTGGTCCTCTCATCATTACAACTATAACGGCGTCTGTTCAAGGGTTGAGCCAGTCAGCTATAAACCTTATCCTAAGAGATGTCTCTCCTGAGGTAATATTTGTCACCCCCCTCAACGGTTACCTATCATCTTATACGATCACACAAATCTCCCACTTAAATGGAGTCGCTTACGTAGTCCCATTTTACACGATACCCGTAACGATCTATACTTCCAAAGGAGAGATCAGTACTACAATTTTGTCGGTTAACATCTATGACTTGCAAAAAGTCTTGCCAGGAATTAGCATTAAAAGTGGGACGGCCCCTTCAGCTCAAAGTTATAATCAAGTCGCTATAGGTTACGATCTTCAGAATCCTCCTTCTCCTAACCAACCATCTCTACATGTAGGTCAGGAGATATCTGTGAGCATAGTATTACCTAACGGGGATCAGAAAACGGAGACTTTATTGGTGACGGGAGGGCTTAGCGATTTCGACGTTAATCTGGGGACTATTAGTATTAACAAAGCACTAATTATGTCTTATTCAATAGGTGAAGAGATATATGGGACAAAATATTCAGGAGCTATAGTTTTAGCTTCCTCATTACAAGATGTAAGTAAAGTTGTGTCTGAGATCCGTCAGTATTTGGGCTCTTACGTAAGTGTAAACTCCGCACAAGATGTAGTATCCTTTATAAATCAACAAGTAGCGTCCTTCAACCTACTACTACTTATAGTCAGTTCTGCGTCTTTTATAGTAGCTTTCATAAGCGTACTAACTACTATGATTACTTCTGTTGTTGAGAGGACTAGGGAAATAGGACTTTTAATGTCCTTGGGATTTGAAAGGAGGCAAGTAATGCTAATGTTCCTATCAGAGGCAACAATAATGGGAATAATAGGAGGTGGAATAGGAATAATAGGAGGATACTTCAGTTCTTACGGTTTTCTCGACTTCCTTCTCAGTTCACCTCTCTTCAAGAGCTTACACGCCCAACCAATATTTACCGTTACCCAAGCCTTGACCCTTTTCCTATTTATAGTCCTCATTTCCACTTTCGCTGGGCTCATCCCTGCTTACAGAGCGTCAAAAATAGAACCAGCAAAAGCACTAAGGTACGAAGTATAG